The window TTATCTTTTCCAAGGATAAAGCCCGCACGGCTTCTGACATCAGACAGCGTACCGGTTTTATAGTATTCATTTCCATCACTTCTTAACAATTCATACCAGGGCATAAATGCGATAAGAATATCTTTCATCTGGGTCGGCGTGACCTGATTCCTCCGGGACAGGCCAGAGCCTTCGACAATGGTGAGTCCCTTTAAGCCCAGAGTCTGTTCAGCGAATTTATTCAGGACAGCCGCGCCTTTTTCAAGGGTGGCTGACGGGCCGAAGGCACGGGCACCCATGGTCAGCATGAGCTGGTTGGCAATAAAGTTGTTTGAAAATTTCAGCAATTTTTTAATAAGGTCTGTCACACTAAAGGAAGATGTGTAAATAATGCACTCTTTATCGGATCCGGGAAAGATGCCTGTCTGGACAGTGCCTGTAATGTTTATCCCTGATTCCTTTAAAAAATAGAGCATCAATAGTCCCGGATAATCCTGCCGAAGATCATGGGACAGAAGGATTCTATCTGTTTTTTTTGATCCGGGCGGAATCTGCTGTGCCAGAAGGTTTGGTAGAGGAGTTTGTTTTTCAGCAGACGTATATTGTTTGTTCCCGCTGTCCCATTTGAAAAAGATCGTGTTAAAATTGGCACACAGCGCTCCATTCGTAGCATCATAGGGATTGGTGGAGGAACCGGCGCCGGGAATGGAAATTCGTGGTGCAAAATAGGTCTGGTCCACAACAATATTACGTATAACTGGGGATGGAATATGGCCGTCAGAGACCTGTTTGAAAAGATTGCTTGAGATCTGATGGGCAAATCGGGTTATTTCCTCGGAGATAAATAGAGGATCTCCAAACCCTTTCAGATAAAGGTCTCGTGTTGTTTTGTCATAACAGGCCCATGTCCTGAAATGGAAATCCGGACCTAAAGTTCTGATTGCCGCAAGGCTTGTGAGTATTTTTAAGGTTGATGCAGGAATTAGCGGTTGATCCGGATTTTTTTCATAAATGGTTTTCCCTTGGTCGTCGGACAAAATGATGCCGGTGGATTGGGCACAAACATGTATCGACGTGGAAATGAAAAACAAAAGGCCCCAAAAAATGCGGCAAAAATATGATGGAATTATATATTTCATGATATTTCAAAAAAGGCTATTGGAAGAAAAGGAAAAAATTATTGAT is drawn from uncultured Desulfobacter sp. and contains these coding sequences:
- a CDS encoding D-alanyl-D-alanine carboxypeptidase → MSDDQGKTIYEKNPDQPLIPASTLKILTSLAAIRTLGPDFHFRTWACYDKTTRDLYLKGFGDPLFISEEITRFAHQISSNLFKQVSDGHIPSPVIRNIVVDQTYFAPRISIPGAGSSTNPYDATNGALCANFNTIFFKWDSGNKQYTSAEKQTPLPNLLAQQIPPGSKKTDRILLSHDLRQDYPGLLMLYFLKESGINITGTVQTGIFPGSDKECIIYTSSFSVTDLIKKLLKFSNNFIANQLMLTMGARAFGPSATLEKGAAVLNKFAEQTLGLKGLTIVEGSGLSRRNQVTPTQMKDILIAFMPWYELLRSDGNEYYKTGTLSDVRSRAGFILGKDNRLYPFVIMLNATNSGYEDIKQLLGAEVSKACDNLIP